The following are encoded in a window of Amycolatopsis lexingtonensis genomic DNA:
- a CDS encoding M20/M25/M40 family metallo-hydrolase: protein MTEPNTIEAAAAEAVTLTSELIRIDTTNTGDPDTLVGERAAAEYVAEKLTDAGYEITYVESGGKNRHNVIVRLEGADRSRGGLLIHGHLDAVPADPSEWSVHPFSGAIQDDYVWGRGAVDMKDMCGMALALARHYKLNGIVPPRDLVFAFLADEEAGGKYGAQWLVENRPELFEGVTEAISEVGGFSITLKDDVRAYLIETAEKGIRWMKLRVRGTAGHGSMIHRDNAVTKLAEAVAKLGNHRFPLVLTDSVKEFLAGVTEITGWDFPEDDLEGSVAKLGNISRMIGATLRDTANPTMLTAGYKSNVIPSVAEAAVDCRILPGRLEAFDRELDELLGPDIEKEWMELPPVETTFDGALVDAMTAAVLAEDPGAKTLPYMLSGGTDAKSFQQLGIRNFGFAPLKLPADLDFSALFHGVDERVPVEALKFGTRVLDRFLRTS from the coding sequence GTGACCGAACCGAACACCATCGAAGCCGCCGCGGCCGAGGCCGTCACGCTGACCAGCGAGCTCATCCGCATCGACACGACCAACACCGGGGACCCCGACACGCTGGTCGGCGAGCGGGCGGCGGCCGAGTACGTCGCGGAGAAGCTGACCGACGCCGGCTACGAGATCACCTACGTCGAGTCGGGCGGGAAGAACCGGCACAACGTGATCGTCCGGCTCGAAGGCGCGGACCGGTCCCGGGGTGGGCTGCTGATCCACGGGCACCTCGACGCCGTCCCCGCGGACCCGTCGGAGTGGTCGGTCCACCCGTTCTCCGGCGCGATCCAGGACGACTACGTCTGGGGCCGCGGCGCGGTCGACATGAAGGACATGTGCGGGATGGCGCTCGCGCTGGCCCGGCACTACAAGCTGAACGGCATCGTGCCGCCGCGCGACCTCGTCTTCGCCTTCCTCGCCGACGAGGAGGCCGGCGGGAAGTACGGCGCGCAGTGGCTGGTCGAGAACCGGCCCGAGCTGTTCGAGGGCGTCACCGAGGCGATCAGCGAGGTGGGCGGCTTCTCGATCACGCTCAAGGACGACGTCCGCGCGTACCTGATCGAGACGGCGGAGAAGGGCATCCGCTGGATGAAGCTGCGCGTGCGCGGCACCGCCGGGCACGGCTCCATGATCCACCGCGACAACGCGGTCACCAAGCTCGCCGAGGCCGTCGCCAAGCTCGGCAACCACCGCTTCCCGCTGGTGCTCACCGACTCCGTGAAGGAGTTCCTCGCCGGCGTCACCGAGATCACCGGCTGGGACTTCCCGGAGGACGACCTCGAAGGCTCGGTCGCCAAGCTGGGCAACATCTCCCGGATGATCGGTGCGACCCTGCGCGACACCGCCAACCCGACCATGCTGACCGCCGGGTACAAGTCGAACGTCATCCCGTCGGTCGCCGAAGCCGCGGTCGACTGCCGGATCCTGCCCGGCCGGCTCGAAGCCTTCGACCGCGAGCTCGACGAGCTGCTCGGGCCGGACATCGAGAAGGAGTGGATGGAGCTCCCGCCGGTCGAGACGACGTTCGACGGCGCGCTCGTCGACGCGATGACCGCCGCCGTGCTGGCCGAGGACCCGGGCGCGAAGACGCTGCCGTACATGCTCTCCGGCGGCACCGACGCCAAGTCGTTCCAGCAGCTCGGCATCCGCAACTTCGGCTTCGCGCCGCTGAAGCTGCCCGCGGACCTCGACTTCTCGGCGCTCTTCCACGGCGTCGACGAGCGGGTCCCGGTCGAGGCCCTGAAGTTCGGCACCCGCGTGCTGGACCGGTTCCTGCGCACGTCCTGA
- a CDS encoding alpha/beta fold hydrolase gives MTGFALADGTSLQVIRRGDPAAPVTVVFVHGYALDQRSWGRIAPLVPDAADGPVAVLTYDQRGHGGSGRARRGTATMAQLGDDLAELLEREVPEGRVVLVGHDMGGLAIMSLSQRHPQLFAARVSGLVLLATSSGTLATEVSAAWPNALGKLARDLEAVLGSKLFGVVREHTSRAVSAGLRWWLFGDDPDPELVELTVKMIRGNWPHTVSLFRPALDAYAREAALAQVSGVPVTAIVGERDRIVRASDVEQWAGGLDDGTAVVLPGVGHVVPLEAAPQVLPRVVALVNAGYRQDESS, from the coding sequence ATGACCGGTTTCGCGCTCGCCGACGGTACGTCCCTGCAGGTCATCCGCAGGGGCGACCCGGCCGCGCCGGTGACCGTGGTGTTCGTCCACGGCTACGCGCTCGACCAGCGCAGCTGGGGCCGGATCGCGCCGCTGGTCCCGGACGCGGCCGACGGACCGGTGGCCGTGCTGACCTACGACCAGCGCGGCCACGGCGGTTCGGGGCGGGCGCGGCGCGGCACCGCGACCATGGCGCAGCTCGGCGACGACCTCGCCGAGCTTCTCGAGCGCGAAGTGCCGGAGGGCCGGGTGGTGCTCGTCGGCCACGACATGGGCGGCCTGGCGATCATGTCGCTGTCCCAGCGGCACCCGCAGCTGTTCGCCGCGCGGGTGTCCGGCCTGGTGCTGCTGGCGACGTCGTCGGGGACGCTGGCCACCGAGGTGTCGGCGGCCTGGCCCAACGCGCTGGGGAAGCTGGCGCGCGACCTCGAAGCGGTGCTCGGCTCGAAGCTGTTCGGCGTCGTGCGCGAGCACACCAGCCGGGCGGTCAGCGCGGGTCTGCGCTGGTGGCTCTTCGGCGACGACCCGGACCCGGAGCTGGTCGAGCTGACCGTGAAGATGATCCGCGGCAACTGGCCGCACACCGTCTCGCTCTTCCGCCCGGCGCTGGACGCCTACGCGCGTGAGGCGGCGCTGGCGCAGGTGAGCGGCGTGCCGGTGACGGCGATCGTGGGGGAGCGGGACCGGATCGTGCGGGCCTCCGACGTCGAGCAGTGGGCCGGCGGGCTCGACGACGGGACCGCCGTGGTGCTGCCGGGCGTCGGGCACGTCGTCCCCCTGGAAGCGGCGCCGCAGGTGCTGCCACGGGTGGTCGCTTTGGTGAACGCCGGCTACCGACAAGACGAGAGTTCTTGA
- a CDS encoding ArsR/SmtB family transcription factor has translation MFSVAVIEDPAAAEVSLDPIRARLLAELAEPASATMLAARVDLPRQKVNYHLRALEAHGLVELVEERRKGNVTERMMRATASSYVISPAALSAVQPDPAQSPDRLSARWLLAVAGRLVRDVGLLITGAAKAKQRVATFALDGEVRFASPADRAAFAEELTTAITTLVGKYHDEAAEKGRGYRVVVAVHPSIPEETASGA, from the coding sequence ATGTTTTCCGTGGCGGTGATCGAAGACCCGGCCGCGGCCGAGGTGTCGCTGGACCCGATCCGCGCGCGGCTGCTGGCCGAGCTGGCCGAACCCGCGTCCGCGACGATGCTCGCGGCGCGGGTGGACCTGCCGCGCCAGAAGGTCAACTACCACCTGCGGGCGCTGGAGGCGCACGGCCTGGTGGAGCTGGTCGAGGAGCGGCGCAAGGGCAACGTCACCGAGCGGATGATGCGGGCGACGGCCTCGTCCTACGTCATCTCGCCGGCCGCGCTTTCCGCCGTCCAGCCCGACCCCGCGCAGTCGCCGGACCGGCTCTCGGCCCGGTGGCTGCTCGCCGTGGCCGGCCGGCTGGTGCGCGACGTCGGCTTGCTCATCACCGGTGCGGCCAAGGCGAAGCAGCGGGTCGCGACCTTCGCGCTCGACGGCGAAGTGCGGTTCGCCTCGCCCGCCGACCGGGCCGCGTTCGCCGAGGAGCTGACCACGGCGATCACCACCCTGGTGGGCAAGTACCACGACGAAGCGGCCGAGAAGGGCCGCGGCTACCGGGTGGTCGTCGCCGTGCACCCGAGCATCCCGGAGGAGACCGCCAGTGGGGCATGA
- a CDS encoding SRPBCC family protein yields the protein MGHEFEATDVAEVDATPEQVWDAIATGPGIDSWFMGRNEVEGGTGGVVRGAFGGYQPEYRIREWDPLEKLVYGSDPAPDGRKIAYEFLIEGRDGGSSVIRCVTSGFLPGDDWEDEFEAMTAGGALFFRTLVEYVTHFAGRTAVPVTVFGPVVGDWDEAWARLGTALGLSARPALGDRVSLGGVVYAANAQTVGIRTADAMIRFLQGFHGPMVAAHHIFTPGADAATEEKTWSEWLNRVLG from the coding sequence GTGGGGCATGAGTTCGAGGCGACCGACGTCGCCGAGGTCGATGCGACGCCGGAACAGGTGTGGGACGCCATCGCGACCGGGCCGGGCATCGACTCGTGGTTCATGGGCCGCAACGAGGTCGAGGGCGGCACCGGCGGCGTGGTCCGCGGTGCGTTCGGCGGGTACCAGCCGGAGTACCGGATCCGGGAGTGGGACCCGCTCGAAAAGCTCGTCTACGGCAGCGACCCGGCGCCGGACGGCCGCAAGATCGCCTACGAGTTCCTCATCGAGGGCCGCGACGGCGGCAGCTCGGTCATCCGCTGCGTCACCAGCGGCTTCCTGCCCGGCGACGACTGGGAAGACGAGTTCGAGGCGATGACCGCGGGCGGCGCGCTGTTCTTCCGCACGCTGGTCGAGTACGTCACGCACTTCGCCGGCCGCACCGCGGTCCCGGTGACGGTGTTCGGGCCGGTGGTGGGGGACTGGGACGAGGCCTGGGCACGGCTCGGGACGGCACTGGGGTTATCTGCACGGCCGGCGCTGGGCGACCGCGTCTCACTCGGCGGCGTCGTCTACGCGGCCAACGCGCAGACGGTGGGGATCCGGACGGCGGACGCGATGATCCGGTTCCTGCAGGGCTTCCACGGCCCGATGGTCGCGGCCCACCACATCTTCACGCCGGGCGCGGACGCGGCGACCGAGGAGAAGACCTGGAGCGAGTGGCTGAACCGCGTGCTCGGCTGA
- a CDS encoding DUF5703 family protein, translating to MTTVSEAVVEGDWEYRRLHLPPGVSRRAAAIQLSIHAEFAGWELRTVRLYADGTRRVWLRRKKTAQSLPGALPT from the coding sequence ATGACGACGGTCAGCGAGGCGGTGGTCGAAGGGGATTGGGAGTATCGCCGCCTGCACCTCCCCCCGGGCGTGTCCCGGCGTGCGGCGGCGATCCAGCTCTCCATCCACGCGGAGTTCGCGGGCTGGGAACTGCGCACCGTGCGGCTCTACGCCGACGGCACGCGCAGGGTCTGGTTGCGCCGCAAGAAGACGGCGCAGAGCCTGCCCGGCGCCCTGCCGACCTAG
- a CDS encoding YncE family protein produces MGRLTAVSWIALPLAGALVLSGCSSAKDNSDELQIVANPQAARPAASPAVSVKPAGQVLPGGAVSALAVDAKTSTLVVALSEPPSLRLYDLNALASAPVNMPLYGKAEKLTVTPGRVSIAEPGAGVVQELALPERKLTETKTGGNPASSIAYGADRLVAMGPAKDIQVLPATGPARTIGGQLYSADDVVDTGTGVVVLDRLRTAVFSLDVAAGKVNEGLRAGDGAANAVADSYGRVLVTDARAGALIAFSASPLIMRQRYPVPGAPYGIAYDAKRSLAWVTLTERNEVVGFDVRGGEPVEKYRFPTVRQPDSVGVEESSGRVLVGSAAGEGTQVIQP; encoded by the coding sequence GTGGGTCGGCTCACCGCCGTGTCGTGGATCGCGCTCCCGCTCGCCGGTGCCCTCGTGCTCTCGGGCTGCTCGTCGGCGAAGGACAACAGCGACGAACTGCAGATCGTCGCGAATCCGCAGGCCGCGCGCCCGGCGGCCTCCCCCGCGGTGAGCGTGAAGCCCGCCGGGCAGGTCCTGCCCGGCGGCGCGGTTTCCGCTCTCGCCGTCGACGCGAAGACCTCGACCCTCGTCGTGGCGCTTTCCGAGCCGCCGTCGCTGCGGCTGTACGACCTGAACGCGCTCGCGTCCGCCCCGGTGAATATGCCGTTATACGGCAAGGCGGAGAAGCTGACCGTGACGCCGGGCCGGGTGTCGATCGCGGAGCCGGGTGCGGGCGTGGTGCAGGAGCTGGCGCTGCCGGAGCGGAAGCTGACCGAGACGAAGACCGGCGGGAACCCGGCGTCGAGCATCGCCTACGGCGCCGACCGGCTGGTGGCGATGGGGCCTGCGAAGGACATCCAGGTGCTGCCGGCGACGGGTCCGGCGCGGACGATCGGCGGGCAGCTCTACAGCGCCGACGACGTCGTGGACACCGGGACGGGCGTGGTGGTCCTGGACCGACTGCGGACCGCGGTGTTCTCGCTCGACGTCGCGGCCGGGAAGGTCAACGAGGGCTTGCGCGCGGGCGACGGCGCCGCGAACGCCGTGGCGGACTCCTACGGCCGCGTGCTGGTGACCGACGCGCGCGCCGGTGCGCTGATCGCGTTCTCGGCTTCGCCGCTGATCATGCGGCAGCGCTACCCGGTGCCCGGCGCGCCGTACGGGATCGCCTACGACGCGAAGCGGAGCCTGGCCTGGGTGACGCTCACCGAACGCAACGAAGTGGTCGGGTTCGACGTCCGCGGCGGCGAACCCGTCGAGAAGTACCGGTTCCCCACCGTGCGCCAGCCGGACTCGGTCGGGGTGGAGGAGAGCAGCGGCCGCGTGCTCGTCGGCTCGGCCGCCGGAGAAGGGACCCAGGTGATCCAGCCATGA
- a CDS encoding aldo/keto reductase codes for MEKRLLGRSGLRVSRMALGTMTWGGDTDAEEAASQLVAFVDAGGTLVDTADIYGEGESERVLGSLLGDLVPREDVVLATKAVAKRTDGPFGGGASRGALLGALDGSLKRLGTDHIDLWQLHAWDGCVPLAETLSALEYAVTSGKVRYIGVSNYAGWQLATAAAGAAAVAPIVSTQVEYSLLERGVDREVVPAAEHHGIGLLPWAPLGRGVLTGKYRTGTPADSRGANSAYAGYVEHHRTDRAARIVQAVATAADGLGTSPLAVALAWVRDRPGVVAPVVGARDTGQLTGSLAAEAITLPPAIRSALDDVSAIEVGYPERWPR; via the coding sequence GTGGAAAAGCGACTGCTCGGCCGCTCGGGACTGCGCGTCTCGCGGATGGCGCTCGGCACCATGACCTGGGGTGGCGACACCGACGCGGAGGAAGCGGCCAGCCAGCTGGTCGCCTTCGTCGACGCCGGCGGCACCCTGGTGGACACGGCCGACATCTACGGCGAAGGCGAGAGCGAGCGGGTGCTCGGCTCGCTGCTCGGCGACCTCGTCCCCCGCGAAGACGTCGTCCTCGCGACGAAGGCGGTCGCCAAGCGCACCGACGGCCCGTTCGGCGGCGGCGCCTCCCGCGGCGCGCTGCTCGGCGCCCTCGACGGCTCGCTGAAACGGCTCGGCACCGACCACATCGACCTCTGGCAGCTGCACGCCTGGGACGGCTGCGTACCCCTCGCCGAGACGCTGTCCGCCCTCGAGTACGCCGTGACCAGCGGAAAGGTCCGCTACATCGGCGTCTCGAACTACGCCGGCTGGCAGCTGGCCACCGCCGCCGCCGGTGCCGCGGCGGTCGCCCCGATCGTCTCCACCCAGGTCGAGTACTCGCTGCTCGAACGCGGCGTCGACCGCGAAGTCGTCCCCGCCGCCGAGCACCACGGCATCGGGCTGCTGCCCTGGGCGCCGCTCGGCCGCGGCGTCCTGACCGGCAAGTACCGCACCGGCACGCCCGCCGACTCGCGCGGCGCGAACAGCGCGTACGCCGGCTACGTCGAGCACCACCGCACCGACCGCGCCGCCCGGATCGTGCAGGCGGTCGCCACCGCCGCCGACGGGCTGGGCACCTCGCCGCTGGCCGTCGCGCTGGCCTGGGTCCGCGACCGCCCGGGCGTCGTCGCCCCCGTCGTCGGCGCGCGCGACACCGGTCAGCTCACCGGGTCGCTGGCTGCCGAAGCCATCACCCTGCCGCCCGCCATCCGGTCCGCGCTCGACGACGTCAGCGCGATCGAGGTCGGCTACCCCGAGCGCTGGCCGCGGTAG
- a CDS encoding LLM class F420-dependent oxidoreductase, giving the protein MRLGLNLGYWGAGNDPANPALAKQAEELGYAVVWAAEAYGSDAVTVLTWLAAQTSRIDVGAAVLQIPARTPATTAMTAATLDNLSGGRFRLGLGVSGPQVSEGWHGVRFTSPVERTREYAAIVRSALRRERLRFDGEHFTLPLPDGPGKALRLTVRPARKHIPLYLAAIGPKNLELTGEIADGWLPVFFSPAHAGEQLARIRAGAEGAGRTLEGFDVAPNVPLVPGDDWRECADAVRAYAALYLGGMGSKEKNFYNRLACRMGFAAEAAEVQELYLDGDRAGAMAAVPLEFLDATSLLGPKERIAEKMTEFAEAGVTTLSVSPFTPDAAGALGTAVEALELAGVA; this is encoded by the coding sequence GTGCGACTCGGACTCAATCTCGGCTACTGGGGAGCGGGGAACGACCCCGCGAACCCGGCCCTGGCGAAACAGGCGGAAGAGCTCGGCTACGCCGTCGTGTGGGCCGCGGAGGCCTACGGCTCGGACGCGGTGACCGTGCTCACGTGGCTCGCCGCGCAGACGTCGCGGATCGACGTGGGTGCCGCCGTGCTGCAGATCCCGGCCCGGACGCCGGCGACGACCGCGATGACCGCCGCGACCCTGGACAACCTTTCGGGCGGCCGGTTCCGGCTCGGGCTCGGGGTGTCGGGTCCGCAGGTGTCGGAGGGCTGGCACGGGGTCCGGTTCACCTCGCCGGTGGAGCGCACCCGGGAGTACGCCGCGATCGTCCGGTCCGCGCTGCGTCGCGAGCGCCTCCGGTTCGACGGCGAGCACTTCACGCTGCCGCTGCCGGACGGCCCCGGGAAGGCGCTGCGGCTGACCGTCCGCCCGGCGCGCAAGCACATCCCGCTCTACCTGGCCGCGATCGGCCCGAAGAACCTGGAGCTGACCGGCGAGATCGCCGACGGCTGGCTCCCGGTGTTCTTCTCACCGGCGCACGCGGGGGAGCAGCTGGCGCGGATCCGGGCCGGCGCCGAGGGGGCCGGGCGCACGCTGGAGGGCTTCGACGTCGCGCCGAACGTGCCGCTGGTGCCCGGGGACGACTGGCGGGAGTGCGCGGACGCCGTCCGCGCCTACGCGGCCCTGTACCTGGGCGGGATGGGGAGCAAGGAGAAGAACTTCTACAACCGGCTGGCGTGCCGGATGGGCTTCGCGGCCGAAGCCGCGGAGGTGCAGGAGCTGTACCTGGACGGCGACCGGGCGGGGGCGATGGCGGCGGTGCCGCTGGAGTTCCTCGACGCGACGTCGCTGCTGGGACCGAAGGAACGGATCGCGGAGAAGATGACCGAATTCGCCGAAGCCGGCGTGACGACCCTGTCGGTGTCGCCGTTCACCCCGGACGCGGCCGGCGCGCTGGGTACCGCCGTCGAGGCGCTCGAGCTGGCGGGGGTGGCCTGA
- a CDS encoding undecaprenyl-diphosphate phosphatase: protein MGWFEALVLGLVQGLTEFLPISSSAHLRIVAALAGWDDPGAAFTAVTQIGTELAVILYFGPKIGKILRAWFFSLYKPEWRQDPDARLGWLIIVGSLPIVVLGLLLQDQIDSAFRDLRITASVLIVFGLILLVADRIGKQERTLDHLTVPHGLGFGFAQALALIPGVSRSGGTTSAGLLLGYTRAEAAEYSFLLALPAVFGSGVYKLKDIGSGEVPAQWGPTILATLVAFGVGYVVIAWLMAYIKKRSFVPFVVYRLVLGVLLFVLIFTGALDPNAGPVGH, encoded by the coding sequence GTGGGCTGGTTCGAAGCACTGGTGCTGGGCCTGGTCCAGGGCCTGACCGAGTTCCTGCCGATCTCGTCGAGCGCGCACCTGCGCATCGTCGCGGCGCTGGCCGGCTGGGACGACCCGGGCGCGGCGTTCACCGCGGTCACCCAGATCGGCACCGAGCTCGCGGTGATCCTCTACTTCGGCCCGAAGATCGGGAAGATCCTGCGTGCCTGGTTCTTCTCGCTGTACAAGCCGGAGTGGCGGCAAGACCCGGACGCCCGGCTGGGCTGGCTGATCATCGTCGGCTCGCTGCCGATCGTGGTGCTGGGGCTGCTGCTGCAGGACCAGATCGACAGCGCGTTCCGCGACCTGCGGATCACCGCGTCGGTGCTCATCGTGTTCGGCCTGATCCTGCTGGTCGCCGACCGGATCGGGAAGCAGGAGCGCACGCTCGACCACCTGACGGTGCCGCACGGCCTCGGCTTCGGTTTCGCGCAGGCGCTCGCCCTGATCCCGGGCGTGTCCCGCTCGGGCGGCACGACGAGCGCCGGCCTCCTGCTGGGCTACACCCGCGCGGAGGCGGCGGAGTACTCGTTCCTGCTGGCCTTGCCGGCGGTGTTCGGGTCGGGCGTGTACAAGCTCAAGGACATCGGCTCGGGCGAGGTGCCGGCCCAGTGGGGCCCGACGATCCTGGCGACGCTGGTGGCGTTCGGGGTCGGGTACGTGGTGATCGCGTGGCTGATGGCCTACATCAAGAAGCGCAGCTTCGTGCCGTTCGTGGTGTACCGGCTGGTGCTGGGCGTGCTGCTGTTCGTGCTGATCTTCACGGGCGCGCTGGACCCGAACGCGGGCCCGGTCGGCCACTGA
- a CDS encoding histidine phosphatase family protein, which translates to MSTVILLRHGKSTANGSGVLAGRSPKVSLDDTGRAQAEKLVERLDGVPLSGLVVSPMLRCKQTVGPLAAARGLEKTVEPGLSEVDYGEWTGRELKHLAKEPLWRVVQAHASAAVFPGGEGLAQMQARSVAAVRAHDRRISAAHGDHAVWLLCSHGDVIKSILADALGQHLDAFQRIVVDPASISVVRYTETRPFVMRVNDHGGDLRGIVPPEPKPDRKAKRGKKAAPSSDAVVGGTTGP; encoded by the coding sequence GTGAGTACGGTGATCCTCCTCCGGCACGGCAAGTCGACGGCCAACGGTTCCGGCGTCCTCGCCGGGCGCTCGCCGAAGGTCAGCCTCGACGACACCGGCCGCGCCCAGGCGGAGAAGCTCGTCGAGCGGCTGGACGGCGTGCCCCTCTCGGGGCTCGTCGTCTCGCCCATGCTGCGGTGCAAGCAGACGGTCGGCCCGCTGGCGGCGGCCCGCGGGCTCGAGAAGACGGTCGAGCCCGGGCTGTCCGAAGTGGACTACGGCGAGTGGACCGGCAGGGAACTCAAGCACCTGGCGAAGGAACCGCTGTGGCGGGTGGTGCAGGCGCACGCCTCCGCGGCGGTTTTCCCCGGTGGTGAGGGGCTCGCCCAGATGCAGGCGCGCTCGGTCGCCGCGGTGCGGGCGCACGACCGGCGGATCTCCGCGGCGCACGGTGACCACGCCGTGTGGCTCCTGTGCAGCCACGGTGACGTGATCAAGTCCATCCTCGCCGACGCGCTCGGGCAGCACCTCGACGCCTTCCAGCGGATCGTCGTCGACCCGGCGTCCATCTCGGTCGTGCGGTACACCGAGACGCGGCCGTTCGTCATGCGGGTCAACGATCACGGTGGCGATCTGCGCGGCATCGTGCCGCCGGAACCCAAGCCGGACCGCAAGGCGAAACGGGGCAAAAAGGCTGCCCCGAGCAGCGACGCCGTCGTGGGCGGTACCACCGGGCCGTGA
- a CDS encoding M3 family metallopeptidase: protein MISPDNPFAAPSELPYALPPFDRIADEHYRPAFEAGLAEHAAEIEQIAAQDAEPTFENTIVALERAGELLGRVASVFYNLSGSNSTDEIQAIQAEFAPKLAAHHDAIHLNPKLFARIDALHAKRAELGLDEESLRLLERRHTDFSRAGAGLGEAEQARLRELNAQLSTLQTKFQQNLLKDTNELAVVIEDRAELAGFGEGAIATAAEAASARGEDGKYVLTLTLPTSQASPLETLRDRDVRERIHAASMARGNGGNDFDNNGVVAEIVRLRAERAALLGYPNHAAYVIADETAKTAEAAAGLLERLAPAAVANARAEAAELQQLLEADVPGAKLRPSDWPFYAAQVRRERFDVDTEALRPYFEADRVYLDGVFFAASKLYGLTITERHDLPKYHPEVRTFEVFDADGTALGLYLLDLYTRDAKRGGAWMNTFVDQSELLDRKTVVVNVLNVSKPPAGEPTLLTFDEVVTAFHEFGHALHALVSSVRYPTFSGTNVPRDFVEYPSQVNEMWMLWPEVLANYAKHHETGEALPQEQVDKLLAAQQYGEGFATTEYLAASLLDQAWHGLGVDDRVGEVQRFEAEALVKAGVAVEAIPPRYRTTYFAHIFSGGYSAGYYSYIWSEVLDADTVQWFRESGGLTRENGDHFRRTLLSRGGSVDPMDAFRAFRGRDPEIEPLLARRGLNGV, encoded by the coding sequence ATGATTTCGCCGGACAACCCGTTCGCCGCACCCAGCGAGCTGCCCTACGCCCTGCCGCCCTTCGACCGGATCGCCGACGAGCACTACCGGCCCGCGTTCGAGGCCGGGCTGGCCGAGCACGCGGCGGAGATCGAGCAGATCGCGGCGCAGGACGCCGAGCCGACGTTCGAGAACACGATCGTGGCCCTCGAGCGCGCCGGCGAGCTGCTCGGCCGCGTGGCGAGCGTGTTCTACAACCTGTCCGGCTCGAACAGCACCGACGAGATCCAGGCGATCCAGGCGGAGTTCGCGCCCAAGCTGGCCGCCCACCACGACGCGATCCACCTGAACCCGAAGCTGTTCGCCCGCATCGACGCCCTCCACGCCAAGCGCGCCGAGCTCGGGCTCGACGAGGAGTCGCTGCGGCTGCTGGAGCGGCGGCACACCGACTTCAGCCGTGCCGGTGCCGGGCTGGGCGAGGCCGAGCAGGCCCGCCTGCGTGAGCTGAACGCGCAGCTGTCCACCCTGCAGACGAAGTTCCAGCAGAACCTCCTGAAGGACACCAACGAGCTCGCCGTCGTCATCGAGGATCGGGCCGAGCTGGCCGGGTTCGGCGAGGGCGCGATCGCGACCGCGGCCGAAGCGGCCTCCGCGCGCGGCGAAGACGGCAAGTACGTGCTCACCCTGACCCTGCCGACGAGCCAGGCGTCCCCGCTGGAAACCCTGCGCGACCGCGACGTCCGCGAGCGGATCCACGCCGCGTCGATGGCCCGGGGCAACGGCGGCAACGACTTCGACAACAACGGGGTCGTCGCCGAGATCGTCCGCCTCCGCGCCGAGCGCGCCGCGCTGCTGGGCTACCCGAACCACGCGGCGTACGTCATCGCCGACGAGACAGCCAAGACGGCGGAAGCCGCGGCCGGGCTGCTCGAGCGGCTGGCACCCGCCGCGGTCGCGAACGCCCGCGCCGAAGCCGCGGAACTGCAGCAGCTGCTGGAAGCCGACGTGCCGGGCGCGAAGCTGCGGCCGTCGGACTGGCCGTTCTACGCCGCGCAGGTCCGCCGGGAGCGCTTCGACGTCGACACCGAGGCCCTGCGCCCGTACTTCGAGGCCGACCGCGTCTACCTCGACGGCGTCTTCTTCGCCGCGAGCAAGCTCTACGGCCTGACCATCACCGAGCGGCACGACCTCCCGAAGTACCACCCGGAGGTCCGGACCTTCGAGGTCTTCGACGCCGACGGCACCGCGCTCGGCCTGTACCTGCTCGACCTCTACACCCGCGACGCCAAGCGCGGCGGCGCCTGGATGAACACCTTCGTCGACCAGTCGGAACTGCTGGACCGCAAGACGGTCGTGGTGAACGTGCTCAACGTGAGCAAGCCGCCGGCGGGGGAGCCGACCCTGCTGACCTTCGACGAGGTCGTGACGGCGTTCCACGAGTTCGGCCACGCCCTGCACGCGCTGGTCTCCTCGGTCCGCTACCCGACGTTCTCCGGCACCAACGTGCCCCGCGACTTCGTCGAATACCCGTCCCAGGTCAACGAGATGTGGATGCTGTGGCCGGAGGTGCTGGCCAACTACGCCAAGCACCACGAGACGGGCGAGGCGCTGCCGCAGGAGCAGGTCGACAAGCTCCTCGCCGCCCAGCAGTACGGCGAAGGCTTCGCCACCACCGAATACCTCGCGGCGTCCCTGCTCGACCAGGCCTGGCACGGCCTCGGCGTCGACGACCGGGTGGGGGAGGTGCAGCGCTTCGAAGCCGAGGCGCTGGTGAAGGCCGGCGTGGCCGTCGAGGCGATCCCGCCGCGCTACCGCACGACGTACTTCGCGCACATCTTCAGCGGCGGCTACAGCGCCGGGTACTACTCGTACATCTGGAGCGAGGTCCTGGACGCCGACACCGTCCAGTGGTTCCGGGAGAGCGGGGGACTGACCCGCGAGAACGGCGACCACTTCCGCCGCACCCTTCTGAGCCGCGGCGGCAGCGTCGACCCGATGGACGCGTTCCGGGCGTTCCGCGGCCGCGACCCGGAGATCGAGCCGCTGCTGGCCCGCCGCGGCCTCAACGGAGTCTGA